TATATCAAAAAAGGGAATTTCTATTTGCCAAAGGAAGTATGCACTGGAATTAATTTCTGATGTTGGGTTGTTAGCTTCTAAGCCAGTTAACTTTCCTATGGATTCCCATTGTAAACTTTCAAAATCTGATGGAGAGTTGATTGAAGACACAACTGCCTATAGAAGACTTATAGGCAAGTTATTATACCTTACTCACACAAGGCCTGATATCACTTATTCAGTTCACCTTTTGAGTCAATTTTTGGAGTCTCCTCGGGTTCCTCATATGCAAGCTGCTCTCAGAATACTCAGATATGTAAAGATGGCACCAGGTCAAGGTATATTCCTTCCAGCTTCATCACAAGTTCATTTAAAGGCCTTTGCTGATTCGGATTGGGCAAGCTGCCCTGATACAAGAAGATCTATATCTGGCTACTGTGTATTTCTTGGTGATTCATTAATctcttggaaatcaaagaaacaaaccaCTGTCTCAAGGTCATCTGCAGAAGCTGAATATAGATCTATGGCCTATGCAGTTTGTGAGTTAACATGGTTAAAGTCTTTGCTCACTGATTTTCATCAAATTCACTCTCAACCATCATTGCTATTTTGTGACAACCAAGCTGCCCTACATATTGCAGCCAACCCTGTTTTTCATGAgagaaccaaacatattgagTTAGATTGTCACCTCATTAGAGAGAAAATACAAGCTGGTTTACTCAGGACATTGCACGTTCCCTCTTCTCATCAACTTGCAGATTTGTTAACTAAGCCCCTTGGTTCTACTGTTTTTCATTCCTTGTTGTCCAAGATGAATgttcaaaatatatatcattcatcttgagggggactaTTGTAAATTTACATTTCAGTCCTTACTGTAAATAGATAGTTAGTTATTTTACCTTTCTGTTTTTAGTCTTTTAACTGAGAATTAGTTTTCTACATCTTGTATAAATAAGAGGTGACTTGATGTACTGGatatatagaataaaaaaactcaGAAGTATTCTTCATCTCTTCTTCGAtctttatattcttggttcaaGTTGTTTCATAGTTTGGAGGCAGTAATTGGGAATCGAATGATCATcggataaaaataatatatattgcaGTTGATTTGATAAGGTACGTGTAAGGCACTTAATTAGAATATCATGTATTGGCAAGGCAAGGAAGGCGTGCCTCTTTTCTGCATGACGCCAATTACCTGAGTCTGATCTATTAATTATCATGTACGTTAAGCTTCGGATGGCTAAGGTTAGGTGCAGCTTCCTTTGTCCTTCAGCTAGCTCCCAAaggaatttaataaataaaaaaaacacaaagtaATACTCACAACGGTGTACGAAAAAAGAACAGAATAGAAAATGTGGGCCTGCATCTTAATTCTATTATATCATGTTACGTACCttttttggagatgaataagAGGTGGGTGGTCGATCTCTTTAATTAAAGAGACGTACCCAAAACATGAATCACATCTGAAAAACTCCTTTCCAGTTGACCTAGTTCTCTACATCTGGTGTTGACCTAGTTCTCTTCATCTGGTAGCCAATCACTTCCTGCCATCTCAGATTGCAGAAAACGAAGTGCTATTCATTGAGTGACGTATAACACGCAAAAGTCTCAAATGAGACCaattatagattataaaaaatgcTATGTTTACCGTTGGTTCTACCGCTGGATTCTactgttgtgtttttttttattatttctttacttaatgattaagtaactattttttaataatattataaatttttttattttttttaaatgtttaaatgtattaaaaaacatatttaaaaaaatataaaaaaaaaaattctcaaatacaaaaatagGAGCCCTAACGGGAGCTCTGAGAGGTAAGAGTAGCACCATCCTTagattattagaattttttttttttaaaaagaaaacccaaCCTAGAGGCTTTAAATCCTATCCCTGTTTGGTTTAATATACATGTGACTCCAGTATGGTCAAGATACaaaggtatatatataaatatatatatatatgtatgtatgtatacataattaatatatataatgagttttgctattcattattttcacacatcatatttttttattttttatttttcttaaactaattaaatttttctatttatcgTTTATGTATATCACACAtttggtaaaataaaaaaataaaaataaaaaagtgtgaCCTGTGTGCGagataataatgaataaatttttcatatataatagaCCGACCTGACGTCTGCATGAATTTGCCCAActtttatatatgtgtgtgtgtgtgtacaaaCAAGCACTCACCCATGCCAATCCTTTCCAAAGTCCTTTCCTTCTCAAATTTCAATGGCTAAGGTGTATCCTCAAGTACCTAGGAGCTTTTCTCCCTACTTCATGACCTCAAAGAGAGAAACATTTACCGTATGGATGAAATCGCTTTTGTATCAGACAAATGGTTGCACTGTCTACAACACGAATGGTGATATCGTTTATCGTGTTGACAACTATGACAAAAAAGGTAGCAATGAAGTTCATCTCATGGATCTCCGAGGCAAAGTGCTCTCTACTATAAGACGAAAGGTACTTATTAATTCTGGGATTTTCAATTGCTCTCTGGCCTGTCAACTCGGAAATCTAATGACTTGAACTGACTTTGGTTTCTGTTTgatgttattatatatgcagAAATTACTTGCTTTCGGAGGTTGGGATGGGTATAGATGCAGTGGTTTTAATACTACAAACGAAGAACAGCCATGGTTTCAAGTAAAAAAATGCAACAGAATGCTTATGGGAGACTTGGCTTGTCAAGTTTCTGTGGGTTATGATCAAAAGTACAGGATAGTTAGATTGGCTGCTGGCAAAGGAGCTTTTAGAATACTAAATAATGAGGGAGATATTGTTGCAGAGGTCGGTCTTTCTTTCCTTAGATATCACAATTCCTTTTGGCCTTTTGGGTTGTTTCAACAAAATGATGATGGATTCAATTAATTCTTAGATATGCTAATGAACTAGCTACAAAAAATTTCTGCAAGAAATAACTAGCTACAAAAAATTTCTGCAAGAAATAACTAGCTACAATTGAGcagttttcttgtagtgtatatatatgcgTACTAgttgttgtttcttttatttttgtaggCAAAACCAAAGCAGtcatgtttcttttatttttgcagGCAAAACCAAAGCAGTCATCTTCAGGAGTACTTCTGGGAGAAAATGTTTTAACTTTGGTGGTGGAGCCTCACATGGATCACTCCCTAATCATGGCTCTAGTGATTGTGTATGGACTCCTTCGTCGTAGAATGTAAAACAATCTTAGTTTCTAACCACAAATTTGTAAAGGCTACCAGCTCGTTGGTTTGAGTTTTCTGTAAGTTTTGTTTCCATTCAATTTTGTTTGTAGACGTGGGAAAGAGTGAGTAGGGAGGTACGTATAAGTAGAGCAAAAGAAGCAGTACGGTCCTGTACTCGTTctgatttatatttaaatattttgccTCCTAATTATCTCAGAATATTGCCGTCGATCTTTAGCTCAGTTGGCAAAACTGGACAGTAAAGATTGTACTGACACCGCAGGCATAAACCAGTACTCAGATTTTTTCACGTTCAGAGAAAATATTAAGGCCAAGTCAAATAACTAGTCAACGTTGTAATAATTGGAATCACTTTAACTCATTATAAAGGTTAAAAATTTATACCTTCCAAACgtgctaatatatataaaagaatgaaattgattttatttgtaatttggtTTGTGATGTTTGGAacgattaaaaagaaaataaaataaaaagtgaaattaacacaagatttatgaaattaaataatttgtcTACACTCAACAAATTgcaaaagattttattttaaataataagtaaatatagtacaatgaccatataaaataatgatataatatataataaatcctaATCAACAGGTCGAGTCATATTAAGTCAAGAATCAAAATAGATTCTTATTAGATCAGATCATCAAATCGAACCACCACAAATACAACCAAACTGATCATCTATACATAGAAGCCCAACACATGCTATGAAAACAGTGCTCATTGCacgaaacttaaaaaataaataaataaatacaaattagATCGATCAAGCAATTGCGACCTAATCTTGTTAAGATCCCTCAAACAGGCGTGctttattgaaataatttagATATAAATTCATGTCAACATGTACTCCTGCTTACAAATCATGCGTCTAAgagaatttgaagaaaaatatataaaaaatggccGGCCTCCAACCAATGATCCAAGGCGGCCACCTTGCTGATCATGTTCTTCACGATAATGTATAAGTTGTCGAATGGAGAATTTCCAATATATAAAGTAGAAGTCAAACATGTATGGCAATAATTTAGGGTAACCTCATATATACCTCATGAACATATACTCCATTATGCATTAATATTCCATTACCATCCACATCTCTGAAACGTGATCTAGATCTATCGGATCAGCCTGGCCCatgtttttcataaaaatactcGATCGATATTCAATctgttattttatatatttctatatttttcctCCAATCTCTTGGTttatgagatatatatatatacacacacacacacataaataaTGCTGATTTCtagaacattattttttatttattttttaaaaaaggaatcATATCTGATAAGCATGAAGATCGAGTGCTACTACTTAAttggtttcctttttcttcttcataatCATATTCGTGTGCATGCAAGGTCTTGGCCGGTGGCAAAGGCAGGCAGGCAAAGTACTCTCACAGTCTCACATGCATATTAATGCTCATGATTCTCATGTGAGAGTACTATGCATATTAATTGCAGATTATTCAGGGTCCAAAAAGGAAGGAAATTAAAGAATAACGTGGAAAACAAACTGCTTATGATTCTCGATCACATTATATACAAGAAATTATATCATGCATGCAGCAGCAGGAGTCAAGATTAATTAAGAGGCTGATCAAAGAAATATcacatgatttaatttttttcatccgCGGAATCAAGCTAGCTACGTCCTGATCATCATGTTCTAACTAATTAGCAGTGGACGGTGCATACATGGCTCTTCAAATTTGTCTACTTTTggttcttagaatttgcttacTTTGGGTTCTTCACTGTGTTTGATGTACGTATAATATAAAAGGCACAATACATTTTACAACATATTAAGCTGCACATACGTGTGATCTTTCAATGCTACATACATGCACATTTTCTGCACGTGACCGATATGTACCGTTTTCATCGAATATATTTAAGCTCTCgtttagatgagataaaatgagatgagactaTATGATATaagaaatttgtgaatagtaatgaaatgatttgaattaaaatattttataaaattttagaaaaataaaggaaaacttgaataaatatattatagagttaaaaaaatattgttagaatttaatttttcaatattatttttgtttaaagatttgaaaattaagttaaattattttttgagttttgtttgaaagtttaagacagttgtaatgattagatggaaaaactgaaaatttgaaattgaaaagtgtttgtatttatggtgtttggatgtacttgaaatgagatgagatgattagACCATCTTAAAATCCAAATGAAGCCTTAATTAATTAGCAAGTTAACTATGGATATAGACCTTACAAGTGCATATTCGATTGTTAAGCTTCTTAAAAGATGATTATCTGAGCATAGattatatagaatataattaaGAACATTGATTATAATTTTCATGATAAGCTCCTTACCGCTAGATCATATGAATTcgataatatttaatacaatggaaaatgctaaagaaaagaaatatatataattctccTCCCACCAGTTCCTTTGTATTTTTTCAaccaataaatattaaaaaaaaaaaacaaggtagCATATATTACAAAAGGTGCACTGGACCACTGCTACAAAACCTTATATTACAGCCAATGGGGGGAACATATAGCTTGCTAGGTgggaaaaagggcaaaaaaaaaaaagacacaaaaaGGTATGTAACGTatgtaacctttttttttttttttttttttctttttaatttttattacttttgagAAGATTTACATATTAAATTATTCACTCGATCTGATGAAATTGCACATCCGAATTTCCCAAGATGCTTATATAATTCAACTGTGTAtcgtatttaatttatatttcatCAATTCaggaataaattaataattaaatcttCTTAGCATGTTTGAGGTTACGTACTTTCATTACAAGCTTTTGTCTTTCACCTTCTACCTCTGCAAACTTGAGACTTATTTCTGAATATCTCTCTTGCATCTCCTTTAGGTCAGTTTCCATTGATCTGTTCCTCTCTTTTAATGACGCCAATTCGGCGATTAAATCATCATCAAGGTTTCCTTCTTTATTACTAATACTGGAGACTTTGATGATCAGTTCTTTCTCTGAAGTTTCATAATTGCTGCATAGAAACGTTAAATATATAGGCATTAGTAGCTAGGCTTGcaattcaaaagaaagtgaagcAACCAACGGCAAGTAGTACGGTTCCATATTCAAGTCAGACCTCTGAGTTAGTGACAATGCGTTTTCATTCTCTCCGGGAAGGCATGCTGTAATGCTCAAAGGGTCGGTTGCAGTACTTGCTTCTTCAGGAACACCACTGTTTGAAACATTGTTGCTAGTATCTTTGCTTGCCTGTAAAATAGATAATTCATTTAACGAACTTTCGACTTATAGCCTAGTTCAATTGAATGGAATTAGACAGTATACCTAAGAAAGGAAACAAACCCAGGCAACAATCTAATCTGGTTAATTTAGCAGTCAATCTTGATAGAGAAATTGGAGTGAAACAAAGCAGAACACTgactcaaaaaaaaataataaaagaataaaaatacactgatttcaaccaaaaaaaagaacAGCACCATGTACAGGTTTTAGAAATCCCTCATCGGCCCTACAACCATGACAAGGAAATAAGGCAGGTCAAGCAGGTACTTTTATCATTAGCTAATTATGCGTGCATTGAAATAACATAAGCATCATCTTATGATGTATTACATGAAGTACTACGCTGTCACAAACCTTTTGAAATGGAATGGCCTGAATGAGTTCTTCCATTTTGCCCTCTaaatcttcaattttattttgaagatccCTTTCCTTCTCTAAAAATGAATTTGTTGAGATTTTCAAGGCAGTTTCCTTGAGCTTTATCTGTCCCTgccagaaaacaaaaatcattatAGATACAAAAAAATCTTTGTAGTCATCCAGATTACATCACTTATGCATAAGCATatacttgaaaaaaataatgatttgaTGTACTCCATGGAGTTGTAATTTACCTCAAGCAGTTTTATTTTCTCCCTCAGACTTGCAACTTCTTCCAAACCGTGGGGAGCTGGAGttgatttttggtttttcaGAGTAGTTTTGGTTCCATCAGAAACCAAGTGCCCATAGCTATCCTTGAGCTTCTTCTCTATACTCGTCAATGCGTCAACCTTCTTCCTTACATCATTTTCTAATTCCAAGATCTGGTTCCTGAGGTTTTCTTTCTCAAACTCATCCTCAAACAAGGAATGTTTCAAATTATTACACTGAGATCTAAGTGTTTCCATCTCCAATTGTAAGAAACCAACTGTTGCCTCCTTCTCATCCTTGAGATGCCTAATGCTACTTAGCTCCTTCAGTGACTTCTCTGCTTCCTTCTTCAGCAACGCAATTGTGCTCACCAGTTCAATTCTTTCCTCATTTCCCCTTTGAACCAGCATTTCAGATTCCTTAATTGATATCCTCATTTGTTCCAATTGTGCTTGACATTTTTCTTGCTGTTCTGCACGTTCAGAAAGGCTTACATGCTCTGTCATGAGCCTTTTAATCTCAGCTTTGAGAACTTCAATCTCCTTGGAGAAAGCCCTGCTGACTTCTTCCCCATGCTGCTTCTGATGTTCCAGCTGCTTGGACTTGTAATCAATTTCCACCAACATCTGCTCTATCTGATATTGCTTCATATCTATTTGGTTGGAAAGCTCATGCATTCTGGCCTCATAGTCATCCCTCAT
This Carya illinoinensis cultivar Pawnee chromosome 11, C.illinoinensisPawnee_v1, whole genome shotgun sequence DNA region includes the following protein-coding sequences:
- the LOC122280371 gene encoding protein LURP-one-related 4-like; amino-acid sequence: MAKVYPQVPRSFSPYFMTSKRETFTVWMKSLLYQTNGCTVYNTNGDIVYRVDNYDKKGSNEVHLMDLRGKVLSTIRRKKLLAFGGWDGYRCSGFNTTNEEQPWFQVKKCNRMLMGDLACQVSVGYDQKYRIVRLAAGKGAFRILNNEGDIVAEAKPKQSSSGVLLGENVLTLVVEPHMDHSLIMALVIVYGLLRRRM